In one window of Solanum pennellii chromosome 2, SPENNV200 DNA:
- the LOC107009452 gene encoding uncharacterized protein LOC107009452 encodes MAEVHPRAGKRKLEEECLATEIHGVEKPFQYVIKTFIGKDGEEYYDSDDDDFRYADGGRVSVRHQKEYYRQIGESEGFDITLDLELGKRIITSFMTHRGRGMEEDPLFLQLSHKAIEHFNSEHNTNYKFVKIVTVNTSPAAGMWCYITFLAKDSNASMTFQALVWWGIDEKIEVSFCRLKKQGDKKPLDSDVDVKATQ; translated from the exons ATGGCGGAGGTTCATCCTCGTGCGGGGAAGCGAAAACTGGAAGAGGAGTGTCTAGCGACGGAAATTCATGGGGTAGAAAAGCCATTTCAGTATGTTATTAAAACTTTCATTGGTAAGGATGGAGAAGAATACTACGAttctgatgatgatgattttagATATGCCGATGGCGGCAGGGTAAGCGTCCGACATCAGAAAGAGTATTACAGGCAGATCGGGGAGAGCGAG GGTTTTGATATCACTCTGGATTTGGAATTGGGTAAACGTATTATTACTTCTTTTATGACACACCGGGGTCGGGGTATGGAGGAGGACCCATTATTTCTTCAACTCTCCCACAAAGCCATTGAACATTTCAATTCCGAGCAT AATACAAATTACAAATTTGTGAAAATCGTAACTGTGAACACGTCACCTGCTGCTGGTATGTGGTGTTATATCACCTTTCTTGCCAAGGATTCCAATGCTTCAATGACCTTTCAAGCTTTGGTATGGTGGGGAATAGATGAAAAGATAGAAGTCAGTTTTTGCAGGCTTAAGAAACAAG GTGATAAAAAACCTCTTGATTCTGATGTTGATGTTAAAGCTACGCAGTGA